A part of Bacteroidia bacterium genomic DNA contains:
- the dnaN gene encoding DNA polymerase III subunit beta, which yields MVFIVSSSTLLRQLQTLSGVLNSSNTLRILDNFLFEIEKKKLTVSASDLESTMTTSIPAEAKDAGSIAIPAKLLLDILKALPDQPLTFTVDEELFGIEISSDSGKYKLIGQNPKEFPKVPSIDAPSAVELEPAVLAAAINKTIFATAADKLRPVMTGVLCQLSKEGTTFVATDAHKLVRYKRSDAVSNTAASFILPKKPLGLLKNILANVEGKVKMEYNKKNVSFSFDSTIITCRLIDGQYPNYEAVIPKDNPYKLTIDKHAFLSSIKRVSIFSNKSTQMIRLKIAGSELNISTEDAEYSSEANERLTCQYSGDEMEIGFNANFLIEMLSNLDCDEVCMELSSPNRAGIITPAPLEKDNKNETILMLVMPVALMQMA from the coding sequence ATGGTGTTCATTGTATCCAGTTCCACTTTATTGAGACAACTTCAAACTTTGAGTGGGGTTCTAAATTCGAGCAATACGCTCCGCATTTTAGATAATTTTTTATTCGAAATAGAGAAAAAGAAATTAACGGTTTCTGCTTCTGATTTGGAAAGTACTATGACTACCAGCATTCCTGCGGAAGCAAAAGATGCCGGAAGTATTGCCATTCCTGCAAAATTACTATTGGATATTTTAAAAGCCTTGCCAGATCAACCGCTTACCTTTACAGTGGACGAAGAATTATTCGGAATAGAAATTAGTTCTGATTCTGGAAAATATAAATTGATTGGACAAAACCCGAAAGAATTTCCGAAAGTTCCTTCTATTGACGCACCTTCTGCAGTTGAGTTGGAGCCAGCAGTTTTGGCTGCTGCCATCAACAAAACAATTTTTGCAACGGCTGCCGATAAATTAAGACCAGTGATGACGGGCGTTTTATGTCAGTTATCGAAAGAAGGAACAACTTTTGTTGCCACAGATGCTCATAAATTGGTGCGTTACAAACGTTCCGATGCGGTATCAAATACAGCGGCTTCCTTTATTTTACCGAAAAAACCACTCGGATTATTGAAAAATATTTTAGCCAATGTGGAAGGAAAAGTGAAAATGGAATACAATAAAAAGAATGTTTCTTTTTCGTTTGATTCGACCATTATTACCTGCCGTTTAATTGATGGACAATATCCGAATTACGAAGCGGTTATTCCGAAAGACAATCCCTATAAATTAACGATTGATAAACATGCTTTTTTGAGTTCTATCAAACGCGTTTCTATTTTCTCGAATAAATCAACGCAAATGATTCGTTTGAAAATTGCTGGAAGCGAATTAAATATTTCTACTGAAGATGCTGAATATTCCAGCGAAGCGAACGAACGTTTGACATGTCAATATTCTGGCGACGAAATGGAAATTGGTTTTAACGCTAATTTTTTAATTGAAATGCTTTCCAATTTAGATTGCGACGAAGTGTGTATGGAATTATCTTCGCCGAACAGAGCTGGAATTATTACGCCCGCGCCACTTGAAAAAGATAATAAAAACGAGACTATTTTAATGCTTGTAATGCCTGTTGCTTTGATGCAAATGGCTTAA
- the gldG gene encoding gliding motility-associated ABC transporter substrate-binding protein GldG, with translation MTQKRGNKKRDIIWLVLSIAIVVLCNFIGSFVFHRFDLTSEKRYTLSDDTKKMMESVNDIVYVKVYLDGDFPSGFKRLKSETKEMLDEFRAYSHGNVQYEFINPSANPDTKVRDAFYRQLYNQGLTPTNLQVKDDNGGSSEQVIFPWAVISYKGQSAPVQLLQNDPGVPPDEALNNSVQKLEYDFASAMRILKNPVRREVGFLYGHGELDSLRVADITNTLNDFYVTKRVKIEGRLKSLQDIGLLIIANPDTIINEKDKFIIDQFVMHGGKILWLVNSVYTNMDSLHHSGITMGLPRELNLNDMLFNYGARINTDIVQDMQCSMIPINKAFRGSPPDWQLVPWVYTPLVGNNPQNIITKNLDLIEFNFASSLDTIGSEGIKKTFLLRTSKYSRLAETPTRVSLGIVEYPLAMQQFDKPFQPLAVLLEGKFKSLYTNRDIPKIVNDKEIDYKYQSPETKMIVIADGNVIKNEVQQSTGRALPLGYDFYTNRTYGNKNFILNCINYLTGDESLIPLRGREIKLRLLDKKKIANERLQWQIINTVLPSLLIIIYGMIQFFVRKRKYSL, from the coding sequence TTGACACAGAAAAGAGGAAATAAAAAACGCGATATCATTTGGTTGGTGCTCAGTATTGCCATTGTCGTGCTGTGTAATTTTATCGGCTCTTTTGTTTTTCATCGTTTTGATTTAACATCCGAAAAACGGTATACTTTATCGGACGATACCAAAAAAATGATGGAAAGCGTGAACGATATTGTTTACGTAAAAGTGTATTTGGATGGTGATTTCCCTTCAGGATTCAAGCGTTTAAAAAGTGAAACGAAAGAAATGTTGGATGAGTTTCGTGCTTATTCTCACGGGAACGTTCAATATGAATTTATCAATCCGTCTGCTAATCCAGATACAAAAGTACGCGATGCTTTTTACCGCCAATTGTACAATCAAGGATTAACGCCCACTAATTTACAAGTGAAGGACGACAATGGCGGATCGTCCGAACAGGTTATTTTTCCTTGGGCAGTAATCAGCTACAAAGGACAAAGTGCGCCCGTTCAATTGCTTCAAAATGATCCCGGTGTTCCGCCAGACGAAGCACTGAATAATTCTGTTCAAAAATTAGAATATGATTTCGCAAGTGCGATGCGCATTTTAAAAAATCCGGTACGTCGTGAAGTTGGCTTTTTATACGGGCACGGAGAATTAGACTCCTTGCGAGTTGCCGATATTACCAATACCTTGAATGATTTTTATGTAACAAAACGCGTAAAAATAGAGGGAAGATTAAAAAGTTTGCAAGACATTGGACTGTTGATAATCGCCAATCCAGATACCATTATCAACGAAAAAGATAAATTTATCATTGATCAATTTGTGATGCACGGAGGAAAAATTCTTTGGCTCGTTAATTCCGTTTATACTAATATGGATAGTTTGCACCATTCAGGCATTACGATGGGGCTTCCGCGTGAGTTGAATTTGAATGACATGCTTTTTAATTACGGTGCGCGCATCAATACGGATATTGTTCAGGACATGCAATGTTCCATGATCCCTATTAACAAAGCTTTTCGAGGTAGTCCGCCAGATTGGCAATTGGTGCCTTGGGTTTATACGCCCTTGGTGGGAAATAATCCTCAAAATATCATTACAAAGAATTTAGATTTGATAGAATTTAATTTTGCCAGTTCCCTTGATACTATTGGTTCAGAAGGAATTAAAAAAACCTTTTTACTACGTACTTCTAAATACAGCCGTTTGGCAGAAACACCTACGCGCGTAAGTTTAGGAATTGTGGAATATCCTTTGGCAATGCAGCAATTCGATAAGCCTTTCCAGCCATTGGCAGTGCTGTTGGAAGGTAAATTCAAATCGTTGTACACCAATCGCGATATCCCAAAAATTGTGAACGACAAAGAAATTGATTACAAATATCAAAGTCCGGAAACGAAAATGATTGTGATTGCGGATGGAAACGTTATCAAAAACGAAGTGCAGCAATCAACAGGAAGAGCGCTTCCTTTAGGCTATGATTTTTACACGAATCGCACTTACGGAAATAAAAATTTTATACTCAATTGTATCAATTATTTAACTGGTGATGAAAGTTTAATTCCGCTGCGCGGAAGAGAAATTAAATTGCGTTTGCTCGACAAGAAAAAAATAGCGAACGAGCGCTTGCAATGGCAAATAATCAATACAGTACTTCCTTCTTTGTTAATTATTATTTACGGAATGATTCAATTTTTTGTGAGAAAACGAAAATATTCTCTTTGA
- the gldF gene encoding gliding motility-associated ABC transporter permease subunit GldF, with the protein MFTLLKKEISSFLNSWIGYLTILVFLLAVGLFMWVLPMDSNVLESGFSSLDALFIVAPWVFLFLIPAITMRSFADERKGRTIELLLTQPLSDLQIILAKYAAGLFLVVFSLLPTLIYYYSVSRLGNPPRNIDTGGMWGSYIGLLFLGAAFVAIGIFASSVTENQVIAFILAVLLCLFFYYGFEFISTAHIFGKVDNFILALGINAHYASMSRGVIDTRDVLYYLSLIGIFILLTKTVLESRKW; encoded by the coding sequence ATGTTCACACTCTTAAAAAAAGAGATTAGCAGTTTTCTAAATTCATGGATAGGATACCTTACTATTCTCGTTTTTTTATTGGCTGTAGGTTTGTTTATGTGGGTTTTACCGATGGATTCCAATGTATTAGAAAGTGGATTCTCTTCGTTAGATGCTTTGTTTATTGTAGCTCCTTGGGTGTTTTTATTTCTGATTCCTGCCATCACGATGCGCTCTTTTGCTGACGAAAGAAAAGGTAGAACCATCGAATTGTTACTCACGCAACCACTTTCCGATCTTCAAATTATTTTAGCAAAATACGCTGCCGGATTATTTTTGGTTGTGTTTTCCTTATTACCCACATTGATTTATTATTACAGTGTTTCTCGTTTGGGAAATCCTCCCAGAAATATTGATACTGGAGGAATGTGGGGCTCTTACATCGGCTTGCTTTTTTTAGGTGCCGCCTTTGTTGCCATCGGTATTTTTGCTTCTTCCGTTACCGAAAACCAAGTTATCGCCTTTATTTTGGCAGTTTTACTTTGTTTGTTTTTTTATTACGGTTTCGAATTTATAAGTACCGCACACATTTTTGGTAAAGTAGATAATTTCATTTTAGCTTTGGGCATCAATGCACATTACGCCTCCATGAGTCGCGGAGTGATTGATACACGCGATGTTTTGTATTATCTCAGCCTTATTGGTATTTTTATTTTGCTGACAAAAACAGTTTTAGAAAGTAGAAAATGGTGA
- a CDS encoding RidA family protein, giving the protein MKKIIQTTKAPAPIGPYSQAVFANNMLFVSGQIALNPTTGNLIVNDIKSETKQVMENIKAILAEANLDFNSIVKTSIFLSDMTNFSEVNEVYGSYFTSDFPARETIQVARLPKDVNVEISVIAVK; this is encoded by the coding sequence ATGAAAAAAATCATTCAAACAACCAAAGCGCCCGCACCGATAGGACCTTATAGTCAGGCTGTTTTTGCAAATAACATGTTATTTGTTTCAGGTCAAATCGCACTCAATCCAACTACTGGAAATCTGATAGTGAACGATATAAAATCCGAAACAAAACAAGTAATGGAGAATATAAAAGCCATTTTAGCGGAAGCGAATTTGGATTTTAATTCGATTGTAAAAACAAGTATTTTTTTATCAGACATGACTAATTTTTCGGAAGTGAACGAAGTGTACGGTTCTTATTTTACAAGTGATTTTCCTGCGCGTGAAACCATTCAGGTAGCACGTTTGCCAAAAGATGTGAATGTGGAGATATCCGTGATTGCGGTGAAATAA
- a CDS encoding BamA/TamA family outer membrane protein, which yields MSKLQISERFSLKKYSIYTCLVFSTLFFEYACNPTRRLHDGEFLLNKNIIVDKHTKIERAQIESYIKQKPNRKILGIVRFHLGIYNLVNEDKANQKKIAHDKKIDAINLKRAAEGKKLKSKDHLTFDEWLLKIGEPPVIFDSTLMQKSAQQIHLFLNNKGYFDNTVRDSAVYKGKQVTTYYLLQTKKPYYIRHVNYEFKDPQLQPIIYADSGNCLVNQGAIYDLDILEKERDRLTTLLNNDGYFDFTKNYIYYSVDTTIGNRMLDVTIDFSKYQQQVSGRSDSAIEIPHPRYRINNVFVRTDYDPQKADKITEDTLNINDCFIIYSGKLNYRPNLFLNAIFIKKGDLYQLRNATDTYRRLSEIKAFKFINIRFVKQPGNLLDCYIEVAPVVKQAFTIETEGTNTSGDLGVSGSVIYQNKNLFKGAEVLQISFKGGIEAQKLVTTTGPQTTVQNFLPFNTLEFGPQATLTVPRFLTPIKVNAYKNADPQTVFTSALNYQRRPDYTRYIANLTFGYTWKESIRKTHTLNPLEISFVKVGLQPAFESSLLQTKDLLLINSYTNHMVTDSRYTFQYNDQDINRKSHNFVFFIGNLESSGNILRAFDDFTNAVKNSEGSYQILNLPYSQYLRADVDFRYYRILTPHSKLVFRTVGGMGYALSNLDALPFEKAFYAGGSNDIRAWRARTLGPGAYSATGETFDQVGDILMEGNMEYRFNIFRMLNAAAFMDAGNIWLRKPDPNRPGGEFNVNTFAGQIAIGAGLGLRVDFSFFIIRLDAAVPLKDPSYPINQRWQFGNHPLALSKINLNFGIGYPF from the coding sequence ATGTCAAAATTACAAATTTCCGAACGATTTTCTTTGAAAAAATACAGCATATATACCTGCCTTGTTTTCAGCACGCTTTTTTTTGAATACGCCTGTAATCCTACCCGCAGACTGCATGATGGTGAATTTCTGCTCAATAAAAACATCATCGTTGACAAACATACCAAAATAGAACGCGCCCAAATAGAAAGCTATATCAAGCAAAAACCCAATCGTAAAATTCTCGGAATTGTGCGCTTTCACTTAGGTATTTACAATTTAGTAAACGAAGACAAAGCCAATCAGAAAAAAATTGCGCACGACAAAAAAATAGATGCGATTAACCTGAAACGTGCAGCAGAAGGCAAAAAGCTAAAGAGCAAAGACCATCTGACTTTTGACGAATGGCTACTCAAAATTGGCGAGCCGCCAGTTATATTCGATTCTACTTTAATGCAAAAATCGGCACAACAGATTCATTTATTTCTGAACAACAAAGGATATTTTGATAATACCGTTCGCGATTCTGCTGTATATAAAGGAAAACAAGTAACTACGTACTATTTGTTGCAAACTAAAAAGCCGTATTACATCCGCCATGTCAATTATGAATTTAAAGATCCGCAATTGCAGCCTATTATTTATGCCGATTCTGGAAATTGTTTGGTGAACCAAGGTGCGATTTACGATTTGGATATCTTAGAAAAAGAAAGAGATCGCTTGACGACCTTACTGAATAACGATGGCTATTTCGACTTCACTAAAAATTATATTTATTATTCTGTTGATACCACTATTGGCAACAGAATGTTGGATGTTACTATTGATTTTAGTAAGTATCAACAACAAGTTTCGGGGCGTTCGGATTCTGCCATTGAAATTCCGCATCCGCGTTACCGAATCAACAATGTGTTTGTTAGAACGGATTATGATCCGCAAAAAGCGGACAAAATAACGGAAGACACCTTGAATATAAACGATTGTTTCATTATATATTCTGGCAAACTAAATTACCGCCCCAATTTATTTCTAAATGCTATTTTCATAAAAAAAGGCGATTTGTATCAATTGAGAAATGCCACCGATACGTATCGGAGATTGTCGGAAATAAAGGCGTTTAAGTTTATCAATATCCGATTTGTGAAACAACCCGGCAATTTATTGGATTGTTATATAGAAGTGGCTCCTGTGGTAAAACAAGCATTTACCATCGAAACAGAAGGGACTAACACCTCGGGAGATTTAGGTGTTTCCGGAAGTGTTATTTATCAGAATAAAAACCTTTTTAAGGGCGCGGAAGTTTTACAAATTTCTTTCAAAGGAGGAATTGAAGCGCAAAAATTAGTAACGACTACCGGACCGCAAACAACCGTGCAAAATTTTTTGCCATTCAACACTCTTGAATTCGGACCGCAAGCCACTCTGACAGTTCCGCGTTTTTTAACTCCGATAAAAGTAAATGCTTACAAAAATGCCGATCCGCAAACGGTCTTTACCAGCGCACTGAATTATCAGCGCAGACCGGATTATACGCGCTACATTGCAAATCTTACTTTCGGTTATACTTGGAAAGAATCCATTCGTAAAACACATACACTTAACCCACTCGAAATAAGTTTTGTGAAAGTAGGATTGCAACCCGCTTTTGAATCATCTTTGTTGCAAACAAAGGATTTACTGCTCATCAACAGCTACACCAATCACATGGTTACCGATTCGCGCTATACTTTCCAATACAATGATCAAGACATTAATCGGAAAAGCCACAATTTTGTTTTTTTTATAGGTAATTTAGAATCGTCCGGCAATATCCTCCGAGCTTTTGATGATTTCACAAACGCCGTAAAAAACAGCGAAGGCAGTTATCAAATTTTAAATTTACCTTACTCGCAATACTTGCGTGCCGATGTAGATTTTCGCTATTATCGCATCTTAACGCCGCATAGCAAACTTGTTTTTCGTACGGTAGGAGGAATGGGTTATGCGCTTTCTAATTTGGATGCGCTTCCTTTTGAAAAGGCTTTTTATGCAGGAGGTTCGAACGATATTCGTGCGTGGAGAGCGCGAACATTGGGTCCTGGAGCCTATTCTGCCACCGGAGAAACGTTTGACCAAGTAGGCGATATTTTAATGGAAGGAAATATGGAATATCGTTTTAATATTTTTAGAATGCTGAATGCTGCCGCATTTATGGATGCCGGTAACATTTGGTTGCGCAAACCCGATCCAAATAGACCCGGAGGAGAATTTAACGTTAATACCTTTGCCGGACAAATAGCCATTGGCGCAGGGTTAGGTTTACGTGTTGATTTTAGTTTTTTTATTATTCGCTTGGATGCTGCTGTTCCGCTGAAAGATCCTTCTTATCCGATCAACCAACGTTGGCAATTTGGAAATCATCCTTTGGCTTTGTCGAAAATAAATCTGAATTTCGGAATTGGTTATCCGTTCTAA
- a CDS encoding RNA methyltransferase, with amino-acid sequence MLSKNQIKQVTGLQFKKNRALEHCFVAEGAKIVPELLRSKIIVRALFGTADFFEKIFLETIPESIEKIIVSELELKKISSLSTPNEVLAVCEIPVHSLINSELKNQLSIVLDDVRDPGNLGTIVRIADWFGIANIICSPETVDVYNPKVIQATMGSIARVNVCYMDLKHLFSNTTFEHDFSIYGAVLNGENVFEKRLNQTGFIVIGNESKGISEKLLPHINEKISIPSFSLNQMDAADSLNAAIATAVLCAEFRRRK; translated from the coding sequence ATGCTTTCAAAAAATCAAATTAAACAGGTTACCGGATTACAGTTCAAAAAAAACAGAGCATTGGAGCATTGTTTCGTGGCGGAAGGAGCTAAAATCGTGCCTGAATTACTGCGTTCTAAAATAATAGTACGCGCCTTATTCGGAACTGCTGACTTCTTCGAAAAAATATTTTTGGAGACGATTCCCGAAAGCATTGAAAAAATAATAGTGTCAGAACTTGAATTGAAAAAAATCTCTTCGCTCAGTACGCCCAATGAAGTATTGGCTGTTTGCGAAATCCCAGTTCATTCCTTGATAAATTCAGAATTAAAAAATCAACTGAGTATTGTGTTGGACGATGTGCGGGATCCTGGAAATCTGGGCACCATTGTTCGCATTGCTGATTGGTTCGGAATTGCGAACATTATTTGTTCGCCCGAAACAGTGGATGTGTACAATCCCAAAGTGATTCAAGCTACGATGGGCTCCATTGCTCGCGTAAATGTGTGTTATATGGATTTGAAACATTTATTTTCCAATACGACTTTCGAGCATGATTTTTCAATTTACGGAGCTGTATTAAACGGAGAAAATGTTTTCGAAAAGCGATTAAATCAAACTGGTTTTATCGTGATTGGAAATGAATCCAAAGGAATTTCCGAAAAATTACTTCCTCATATTAATGAAAAGATATCCATTCCTTCCTTTTCATTAAACCAAATGGATGCTGCGGATTCTCTCAACGCTGCTATTGCTACCGCTGTTTTGTGTGCAGAATTTAGAAGAAGAAAATAG
- a CDS encoding DNA adenine methylase — MLLPTGSTRKNTARTSSIIGRTLSNKREAFTKEYAKRLEQVQIECKDALKVIEQYDGKDTFFYLDPPYFNSDCGHYKGYTEQDYEKLLQALEKIQGKFLLSSYPSELLNTYVTKNNWRKQEKEQTILLSHQTKKKKTEVMVYSYDALQQKIHTRKQKQGLRIKYSAIKCLHKQKKVSWFASMKNIYDARGQAFQPTPSDKAVFKKLHASMNNGIRSAKSTTAKKWLQNKSLSIEKSGAVFNSGQIHHRKTKEFIEELKSIGFLIASTAATNTGETGYCCFGKNAILFPLRNKENEVLNFYAIGITKDKQEYLNSLGLYPNYPHPQCKRLYLTETILDAATLLESNVMDNKEAVLALHNGEMSKEHIEAIEGLNDLEEIILIEKCGSATDLQIKN, encoded by the coding sequence GTGTTATTGCCAACTGGCTCAACGAGAAAAAATACCGCTCGAACAAGTTCAATTATTGGCAGGACGCTTTCCAATAAACGAGAAGCGTTTACAAAAGAATATGCCAAGCGATTAGAGCAGGTACAAATAGAATGCAAGGATGCGCTAAAAGTAATTGAGCAATACGATGGCAAGGATACTTTTTTTTATCTCGACCCACCCTATTTTAATTCCGACTGCGGACATTACAAAGGCTATACAGAACAAGACTACGAAAAGCTATTACAAGCACTTGAAAAGATACAAGGTAAATTTCTACTGAGTAGTTATCCGTCCGAACTGCTCAATACCTACGTAACAAAAAACAACTGGCGCAAACAAGAAAAAGAACAAACGATACTTCTCAGTCATCAAACAAAAAAAAAGAAAACAGAAGTGATGGTTTATAGCTACGATGCGCTGCAACAAAAAATTCATACTCGCAAGCAAAAACAAGGGCTTCGGATAAAATATAGTGCTATAAAATGCTTGCACAAACAAAAAAAAGTGTCGTGGTTCGCAAGCATGAAAAACATCTATGATGCGCGAGGGCAAGCCTTTCAGCCGACACCCTCAGATAAAGCGGTATTTAAAAAGCTCCATGCCTCTATGAACAATGGGATACGAAGTGCCAAATCTACCACAGCAAAAAAGTGGTTGCAAAACAAATCTTTGAGTATAGAAAAGAGCGGAGCGGTATTTAATTCAGGACAAATCCATCATCGGAAAACCAAAGAATTTATTGAAGAACTAAAAAGCATCGGATTTTTAATAGCATCCACCGCAGCTACCAATACAGGAGAAACAGGCTATTGTTGTTTTGGAAAAAACGCGATTCTTTTTCCACTACGTAACAAAGAAAACGAAGTGCTAAACTTTTATGCTATCGGCATTACAAAAGACAAACAGGAATATTTAAACAGCTTAGGACTTTATCCGAACTACCCACATCCACAATGCAAACGCTTGTACCTAACAGAAACTATTTTGGATGCAGCTACACTTTTAGAATCCAATGTGATGGATAACAAAGAAGCTGTTCTCGCTTTGCACAACGGAGAAATGAGTAAAGAACATATCGAAGCGATAGAAGGATTAAATGACTTGGAAGAAATTATTTTAATTGAGAAATGTGGCTCTGCCACTGATTTACAAATTAAGAATTAA
- a CDS encoding tyrosine-type recombinase/integrase, which yields MKSLPLYNKQYEQYYQDFAKALQTKGYAKSEMYAVSAREFLFFLESKTITDVKQVKASDVIAYYEYLGERPNKRRLGGLSNSMIRGQLFALRLFFDYLTDVGIIEGSPARLPKFSIGKNGEREMLSVEETKELYQATKTKREKAILSLAYGCGLRRTEIQNLNTSDVQLSKGLLLVRDGKNHRSRTVPLSDSVLQSLREYLIYEREQYINRRQKHIESSFILNNSGLRMQGDNLYKDLKEILKRTTIKKEICLHSLRHSIATHLLDKGADIEFVKNFLGHQSIDTSHIYSKRRKQQLNFKIAIHRNS from the coding sequence ATGAAAAGCCTACCACTCTACAACAAACAATACGAACAGTATTATCAAGATTTTGCAAAAGCATTGCAAACAAAAGGCTATGCTAAATCAGAAATGTATGCAGTAAGCGCACGTGAATTTTTATTCTTTTTGGAAAGCAAAACTATTACAGACGTAAAACAGGTTAAAGCAAGCGATGTGATAGCATATTATGAATACTTAGGAGAAAGACCAAATAAACGCAGATTAGGCGGCTTGAGCAATTCAATGATAAGAGGACAGCTTTTTGCCCTACGCCTCTTTTTTGATTATTTGACGGATGTGGGTATCATAGAAGGTTCTCCTGCACGTTTACCAAAATTCAGTATCGGTAAAAATGGAGAAAGAGAAATGCTGAGTGTAGAAGAAACAAAAGAATTGTATCAGGCAACAAAAACAAAAAGAGAAAAAGCGATTCTATCGCTGGCTTATGGATGTGGATTGCGAAGAACAGAAATACAAAATTTGAATACGTCCGATGTACAATTGAGCAAAGGACTTTTATTAGTTAGAGATGGAAAGAATCACAGAAGCAGAACTGTTCCACTTTCGGATAGTGTACTACAATCACTTCGAGAATATTTGATTTACGAAAGAGAACAATACATCAACAGAAGACAAAAACACATCGAATCCTCTTTTATTTTAAACAATTCAGGATTAAGAATGCAAGGAGACAACTTGTACAAAGATTTGAAAGAAATTCTAAAAAGAACAACAATAAAAAAAGAAATCTGTTTGCACTCTCTACGTCATAGCATCGCTACTCACTTGCTTGACAAAGGAGCAGATATTGAATTTGTAAAGAATTTTTTGGGGCATCAAAGTATTGATACTTCACACATTTATTCCAAGCGCAGAAAGCAACAACTAAATTTTAAAATAGCGATTCACAGAAACAGCTAA
- a CDS encoding tyrosine-type recombinase/integrase, translating into MKTLENYLHEQHHTAQTIKSYLYTVSVFLSSHPKADEYKHQDILNYMSDVRKFYPDTYTSNTVLAGIKKYYDYLIEIGKRNFHPCKTLYLKSKRTRDIIHQDLFSSKELEILMEREERYADNKLRNQTIVSLLIYQGLSVSEIIHLKTEHINLENGIIFIKESKQHSQRHLEIHPKQFNLLYRLIHEVKREAQVQTVLTGSTGKPLNNEHFNYLIFTYKPLFPDRNLNTKTIRQSVIANWLNEKKIPLEQVQLLAGHRWTSSTERYKQNNLNEQRTLINKWFPLN; encoded by the coding sequence ATGAAAACACTTGAAAATTATTTACACGAACAGCACCACACGGCACAAACGATTAAGAGTTATCTCTATACGGTTTCCGTCTTCCTCAGCTCACATCCGAAAGCCGATGAATACAAACATCAAGACATACTTAACTACATGAGCGATGTTAGAAAATTCTATCCCGATACATATACTTCCAATACAGTACTTGCAGGTATAAAAAAGTATTATGATTATTTAATTGAAATCGGAAAAAGAAATTTTCATCCGTGTAAAACGCTGTATTTAAAAAGCAAAAGAACAAGAGATATAATTCATCAAGATTTATTTTCAAGCAAAGAATTAGAAATACTGATGGAAAGAGAAGAGCGTTATGCTGACAACAAACTCAGAAATCAAACAATTGTATCCTTGCTGATTTATCAAGGACTAAGTGTTTCAGAAATTATACACTTAAAAACAGAACACATCAATTTAGAAAATGGAATAATTTTTATCAAAGAAAGTAAGCAGCATTCTCAAAGGCATTTAGAGATTCATCCGAAACAATTTAATTTGCTTTACCGATTAATACACGAAGTAAAAAGAGAAGCACAGGTACAAACAGTACTCACAGGAAGCACAGGAAAACCGCTAAACAACGAACATTTCAATTATTTAATCTTTACCTATAAACCGCTTTTTCCTGATAGAAATTTAAACACAAAAACGATTCGTCAAAGTGTTATTGCTAACTGGCTCAACGAGAAAAAAATACCACTCGAACAAGTTCAATTATTGGCAGGGCATCGCTGGACTTCTTCTACCGAACGATACAAACAAAATAATCTCAACGAACAAAGAACGCTTATCAATAAATGGTTTCCGTTAAATTAA